A section of the Babylonia areolata isolate BAREFJ2019XMU chromosome 31, ASM4173473v1, whole genome shotgun sequence genome encodes:
- the LOC143276284 gene encoding uncharacterized protein LOC143276284 isoform X2: protein MTTAPQCVFQTSPRTADDEHTPGITAVVCLPDNRLVMADNSNNKVKVMVVAPPHTVSPCLTVGEPPWALAVLSDGLVAMTTGEPVIYLMAVTDTVTVRSRVQTVREYSGIAGHSDGHLVVGCEESGNEPAAVHVLNRQGHVVRTLTDSTRVTGLRSPGYLFDSGDHVLVSDCGTHLVHQVSVRSGQVTHTFQHKHVMGLTQVCTDSDNSVYVASYFGKCVCVRSRGGEWRQLVTPSLHRSSQCVFPECLCLTSSGHLVVGWGVGDGDDCVVVGYKLS, encoded by the coding sequence ATGACGACGGCACCACAGTGTGTGTTCCAGACGTCGCCCAGAACAGCAGACGACGAACACACACCCGGGATCACTGCCGTTGTCTGTCTGCCGGACAACAGACTGGTCATGgcggacaacagcaacaacaaggtgaaggtgatggtCGTGGCGCCCCCCCAcactgtgtccccctgtctcaCTGTTGGTGAACCACCATGGGCCCTGGCTGTTCTGTCTGATGGTCTGGTGGCCATGACGACGGGTGAACCAGTCATCTACCTCATGGCAGTGACTGACACCGTGACAGTGCGGTCACGTGTCCAGACAGTCAGAGAGTATTCGGGAATAGCCGGGCACAGTGACGGACATCTCGTTGTAGGTTGTGAGGAATCCGGCAATGAGCCCGCCGCTGTGCACGTGCTGAACAGGCAGGGTCACGTGGTCCGCACGCTCACGGACAGCACCAGGGTGACAGGACTGAGGTCACCTGGGTATCTGTTTGACTCTGGTGACCACGTCCTGGTGTCAGACTGTGGCACACACCTGGTGCACCAGGTGTCTGTCCGTTCTGGCCAGGTGACCCACACCTTTCAGCACAAGCACGTGATGGGGCTTACACAGGTGTGCACTGACAGTGACAACAGTGTGTATGTAGCTAGTTAttttggtaagtgtgtgtgtgtgaggagcagagggggagagtggagacaaCTGGTGACGCCCTCTCTGCACCGTTCATCACAGTGTGTCTTtcctgagtgtctgtgtctgaccaGCTCTGGTCatctggtggtggggtggggtgttggtgatggtgatgactgtgttgttgtaGGTTATAAACTGTCGTAG
- the LOC143276284 gene encoding uncharacterized protein LOC143276284 isoform X1 yields MMMLMVMMMMTVADQQTSPDATSTTTGTSSTPSPIPTPTAAHLPPPSLSSTTPTSSPLSPPTHPATPTFTPPVDVMTTAPQCVFQTSPRTADDEHTPGITAVVCLPDNRLVMADNSNNKVKVMVVAPPHTVSPCLTVGEPPWALAVLSDGLVAMTTGEPVIYLMAVTDTVTVRSRVQTVREYSGIAGHSDGHLVVGCEESGNEPAAVHVLNRQGHVVRTLTDSTRVTGLRSPGYLFDSGDHVLVSDCGTHLVHQVSVRSGQVTHTFQHKHVMGLTQVCTDSDNSVYVASYFGKCVCVRSRGGEWRQLVTPSLHRSSQCVFPECLCLTSSGHLVVGWGVGDGDDCVVVGYKLS; encoded by the coding sequence atgatgatgttgatggtgatgatgatgatgactgttgcagACCAACAGACCAGTCCAGacgccacctccaccacaacgggaacgtcttccaccccctcccccattcccacccccactgcagctcacctccctccaccctccctctcctccaccacccccacatcatcacccctctccccacccacccaccctgccacccccaccttcaccccacctgTTGACGTCATGACGACGGCACCACAGTGTGTGTTCCAGACGTCGCCCAGAACAGCAGACGACGAACACACACCCGGGATCACTGCCGTTGTCTGTCTGCCGGACAACAGACTGGTCATGgcggacaacagcaacaacaaggtgaaggtgatggtCGTGGCGCCCCCCCAcactgtgtccccctgtctcaCTGTTGGTGAACCACCATGGGCCCTGGCTGTTCTGTCTGATGGTCTGGTGGCCATGACGACGGGTGAACCAGTCATCTACCTCATGGCAGTGACTGACACCGTGACAGTGCGGTCACGTGTCCAGACAGTCAGAGAGTATTCGGGAATAGCCGGGCACAGTGACGGACATCTCGTTGTAGGTTGTGAGGAATCCGGCAATGAGCCCGCCGCTGTGCACGTGCTGAACAGGCAGGGTCACGTGGTCCGCACGCTCACGGACAGCACCAGGGTGACAGGACTGAGGTCACCTGGGTATCTGTTTGACTCTGGTGACCACGTCCTGGTGTCAGACTGTGGCACACACCTGGTGCACCAGGTGTCTGTCCGTTCTGGCCAGGTGACCCACACCTTTCAGCACAAGCACGTGATGGGGCTTACACAGGTGTGCACTGACAGTGACAACAGTGTGTATGTAGCTAGTTAttttggtaagtgtgtgtgtgtgaggagcagagggggagagtggagacaaCTGGTGACGCCCTCTCTGCACCGTTCATCACAGTGTGTCTTtcctgagtgtctgtgtctgaccaGCTCTGGTCatctggtggtggggtggggtgttggtgatggtgatgactgtgttgttgtaGGTTATAAACTGTCGTAG